A window of the Streptomyces sp. NBC_00250 genome harbors these coding sequences:
- a CDS encoding PepSY-associated TM helix domain-containing protein, whose protein sequence is MTIDDPARPETPEAPPSEAATAAAPAPAPTVTPTSTQTTSKPTTWSALRPLVLRLHFYAGVLVAPFLLVAAASGLLYALSFQAEKVVYAHELEVPVGETTLPLSQQVNIARKVNPNGTVTAVWPGAEPGATTRVLMADPDVPEDTSLAVFVDPYTGDVRGQLPSYGSSGALPLRTWIDGLHRDLHLGETGRNYSELAASWLWVIALGGLLLWLGRRRKNRRALFVPEGGPASRRRTLSWHGSVGLWAVTGLVLLSATGLTWSRYAGENIGAVQDGLGGATPTLTATVGGAAGGSSEHEGHGGAHTGGSTAQGPDIGLDKALEAARAAGIDSPRISVVLPGEGKGYVVKETDTQFPLQLDSVAVNPADGAVLDQLRFADYPLLAKLTRIGIDAHTGVFLGLFNQLALAALALALILLILWGYRMWWLRRPGRPAARGAWRKIPVTMLLPLLAVTALVAWFVPLLGISLLLFLTVDLALGVVSRARSKVRAG, encoded by the coding sequence ATGACCATCGACGATCCCGCACGCCCGGAAACCCCCGAGGCGCCACCGTCGGAAGCCGCAACTGCTGCCGCCCCCGCCCCCGCCCCCACCGTCACCCCCACCTCCACCCAGACCACGTCCAAGCCCACGACCTGGAGCGCCCTGCGCCCCCTCGTCCTCCGCCTCCACTTCTACGCGGGCGTGCTCGTCGCCCCGTTCCTCCTCGTGGCCGCCGCGAGCGGCCTGCTGTACGCGCTCTCCTTCCAGGCCGAGAAGGTCGTGTACGCGCACGAGCTGGAGGTCCCCGTCGGCGAGACGACCCTGCCGCTCTCCCAGCAGGTGAACATCGCCCGCAAGGTCAACCCGAACGGCACCGTCACCGCCGTCTGGCCCGGCGCCGAACCCGGGGCGACCACCCGGGTCCTGATGGCCGACCCGGACGTCCCCGAGGACACCTCGCTGGCCGTCTTCGTGGACCCGTACACCGGGGACGTACGCGGACAGCTGCCCAGTTACGGCAGCTCCGGCGCCCTCCCGCTGCGCACCTGGATCGACGGCCTGCACCGTGATCTGCACCTCGGCGAGACCGGCCGCAACTACAGCGAGCTGGCCGCGAGCTGGCTGTGGGTCATCGCGCTCGGCGGTCTGCTGCTCTGGCTGGGCCGGCGCCGGAAGAACCGCCGTGCCCTGTTCGTACCGGAGGGCGGTCCGGCCTCGCGCCGTCGCACCCTGTCCTGGCACGGCTCGGTCGGCCTGTGGGCGGTGACCGGGCTCGTCCTGCTCTCCGCGACGGGTCTGACCTGGTCGAGGTACGCGGGCGAGAACATCGGCGCCGTCCAGGACGGTCTCGGCGGCGCGACACCCACGCTCACCGCGACCGTCGGAGGCGCGGCCGGCGGCTCCTCGGAACACGAGGGCCACGGCGGCGCCCACACCGGCGGTTCCACCGCCCAGGGTCCGGACATCGGCCTCGACAAGGCTCTTGAGGCGGCGCGTGCGGCCGGCATCGACAGCCCGAGGATCTCCGTGGTCCTGCCGGGCGAGGGCAAGGGCTATGTGGTCAAGGAGACGGACACGCAGTTCCCCCTCCAGCTGGACTCGGTGGCGGTGAACCCGGCGGACGGCGCGGTCCTCGACCAGCTCCGCTTCGCCGACTACCCGCTCCTCGCGAAGCTCACCCGCATAGGCATCGACGCGCACACCGGCGTGTTCCTGGGCCTGTTCAACCAGCTGGCCCTCGCGGCCCTGGCACTCGCCCTGATCCTGCTGATCCTCTGGGGCTACCGCATGTGGTGGCTGCGCCGCCCGGGCCGCCCGGCGGCGCGCGGGGCGTGGCGGAAGATCCCGGTGACGATGCTGCTCCCGCTCCTCGCGGTCACGGCGCTGGTGGCGTGGTTCGTCCCGCTGCTCGGCATCAGCCTGCTGCTGTTCCTGACCGTGGACCTCGCCCTGGGAGTGGTGTCCAGGGCGAGGAGCAAGGTGCGGGCAGGCTGA
- a CDS encoding winged helix-turn-helix domain-containing protein produces the protein MAHTAHTPSASLTAVRPGRHRLRAVDPNEVVDFAQVADFLPPGATLLPAPPHTLPTLPGRPPMVGYLVLVPADQQPRLPVATPAPATAPVADPVEDQGPVAIDGGRRIAVVDGQALDLTYLEFELLAHLVAHPHRVHTRDQLVTTVWGYGHVGDGRTVDVHVARLRRKLGAEHRHTIQTVRRVGYKYTP, from the coding sequence ATGGCCCATACCGCCCACACCCCGAGCGCTTCCCTCACGGCCGTTCGTCCCGGCCGTCATCGACTGCGAGCCGTCGACCCCAACGAGGTCGTCGACTTCGCCCAGGTCGCCGACTTCCTGCCGCCCGGTGCCACGCTGCTGCCCGCTCCTCCGCACACCCTGCCGACCCTGCCGGGCCGGCCGCCGATGGTCGGGTACCTCGTGCTCGTACCGGCCGATCAGCAGCCGCGGCTGCCCGTCGCCACTCCCGCCCCCGCGACCGCACCCGTCGCCGATCCGGTGGAGGACCAGGGGCCCGTCGCCATCGACGGCGGCCGGCGGATCGCCGTCGTGGACGGGCAGGCGCTCGACCTGACGTATCTGGAGTTCGAGTTGCTCGCCCATCTGGTGGCGCACCCCCACCGGGTCCACACCCGCGACCAGTTGGTCACCACCGTGTGGGGGTACGGCCACGTCGGCGACGGACGTACCGTCGACGTGCACGTGGCCCGGCTGCGTCGCAAGCTGGGCGCCGAGCACCGCCACACGATCCAGACCGTGCGGCGGGTCGGCTACAAGTACACGCCCTGA